From Lolium perenne isolate Kyuss_39 chromosome 5, Kyuss_2.0, whole genome shotgun sequence, a single genomic window includes:
- the LOC127298941 gene encoding uncharacterized protein: MELHGFTCSEARSWLSPALTAGRGAGMATGGTEEDPVVACSATGDHLPELLPPVATYQTCSSSRPQPAPARQARCFMSSCGILLGASTLHCVMHARLIQPSRILLTDLNGPEEFAYLEKLKYSTGQYRSVASVC, translated from the exons ATGGAGCTCCACGGGTTTACTTGCAGCGAGGCGCGGTCGTGGCTCTCGCCGGCGCTGACTGCCGGGAGGGGCGCAGGAATGGCGACGGGGGGCACGGAGGAAGACCCGGTGGTCGCCTGCTCTGCCACCGGCGACCACCTCCCCGAGCTGCTGCCACCGGTGGCCACGTACCAGACCTGCTCTTCCTCACGCCCCCAACCTGCTCCTGCCCGTCAG GCCAGGTGCTTCATGTCATCATGTGGCATTCTTCTCGGCGCCTCTACTCTGCATTGTGTCATGCATGCACGGTTAATCCAACCTTCCAGGATCTTGCTCACAGATCTTAATGGTCCAGAAG AATTTGCATACCTTGAAAAGTTGAAATACAGTACTGGGCAGTATCGTTCAGTTGCCTCAGTGTGCTAG
- the LOC127298940 gene encoding uncharacterized protein, protein MEETIFEESTNVSFTFNKAPLPSHVTVADDALIRTGYFNYPYIAAADRCGILLLCGHSEQIGFTYYLCDPLIRRTLGIVPPDGDGLSCRFSVGLISDRSDTHLMVAELNPSSLAEHGRVTLRCTLDMCSWVDKESAECSNIVERREWRGDGVLTHKFFLWWFDLSYCILACDPFADKPRFHQIMFPSVPDAAPFYPNPIYGDVYRCLKVSNGRLRYVQIHGTSPEKMEVSMWTLSSNDPADAKWTNRVDVPFERIWDDPSYRSKGLPPQVVPAVVLVHPMRASEVYFCLPTHIFSVNLNEKKTVDCEEFSVQVPPHKICSSRLVHAWRLPVGYTKQSGPGLSRVMECQFVNRWSSVEDFHTKAEMIIRSRPKPHDDWGLEDIDEDRYDSDTSMTEEI, encoded by the exons ATGGAGGAAACTATCTTCGAGGAATCCACCAACGTGTCCTTCACCTTCAACAAAGCCCCGCTCCCCTCCCACGTAACCGTCGCGGACGACGCCCTCATCCGCACCGGCTACTTCAACTACCCCTACATCGCGGCCGCCGACCGCTGCGGCATCCTTCTCCTTTGCGGCCACTCCGAGCAGATCGGCTTCACCTACTACCTCTGCGACCCGCTGATACGCAGGACGCTGGGCATCGTCCCTCCCGACGGCGACGGCCTGAGCTGCCGCTTTTCCGTCGGCCTCATCAGCGACCGGAGCGACACGCACCTCATGGTGGCCGAGCTCAACCCGTCGTCCCTCGCGGAGCATGGCCGCGTCACGCTCCGCTGCACACTGGACATGTGCTCCTGGGTCGACAAGGAGTCCGCCGAGTGCTCCAACATCGTGGAGAGGAGAGAGTGGCGCGGCGACGGCGTACTCACCCACAAATTCTTCCTATGGTGGTTCGACCTCTCCTACTGCATCCTCGCCTGCGACCCCTTCGCCGACAAGCCGCGGTTCCACCAGATCATGTTCCCGTCCGTTCCCGACGCTGCGCCGTTCTACCCGAACCCCATCTACGGCGACGTGTACCGCTGCTTGAAGGTCAGCAATGGCAGGCTGCGTTACGTCCAGATCCACGGTACCTCCCCTGAAAAGATGGAGGTGAGCATGTGGACGCTGTCCTCCAATGATCCGGCGGATGCCAAATGGACGAACCGGGTGGATGTGCCGTTTGAGAGGATCTGGGACGACCCGAGCTACAGGTCGAAAGGGCTGCCTCCGCAGGTCGTCCCTGCTGTGGTGCTCGTCCACCCCATGCGCGCCAGCGAGGTCTACTTCTGCCTTCCCACGCACATCTTCTCCGTCAACCTCAACGAGAAGAAGACGGTGGACTGCGAGGAGTTCAGCGTTCAGGTGCCGCCGCACAAAATCTGCTCATCCCGCCTGGTCCATGCTTGGCGGTTGCCGGTGGGGTATACGAAACAGTCTG GGCCTGGGCTGTCACGTGTCATGGAATGTCAGTTCGTGAATCGATGGAGCTCTGTGGAGGATTTCCATACCAAAGCTGAAATGATCATCAG GTCGCGTCCTAAACCACATGATGACTGGG GTCTTGAGGATATTGATGAGGATAGATATGACTCAGACACCAGCATGACGGAGGAGATTTAG